The window GCGTTCGACAACGGCCACACCTACGCTGACAGCAAAGCCGACGCGGTCAGCAAGGCCACCGCCGTGCTGAAGAACTACGCCGACAAGTGCCAAGGCGCGAAGATCACCATCACCGGCTACTCCCAAGGTTCCGATGCTGCAGGTGATCTCGCGTCGGCAATCGGAAACGATCGAGGGCCGGTCGACGCGGACCGGGTCCTCGGTGTGGCGCTGCTCGCCGATCCCGGTGCGGGCACGAAGGGCGCCGCGACGGTCGGGCCGAAGACCTCCGGGCAGGGGATCGCCGGTCCCAGAGAGCAGGGCATGGGCAAGTTGTCCGGGCGGGTCGCCTCGATCTGTGATCCGAAAGATCTGTACTGCTCGATCCAAAAGGGTGCCAACCCGTTCCTCGGATCGCTCGGATCGATCCTGTCGAAGACCCCGGGTGCCACCGATGCCGGAGGTGGTAACGCGGCAGTGGCCACCGCGCTGACCTCGGATTTCACCGACGCTGACCTGCCCGGTCTCGGCTCGAACCTGGACGCGCTCGGAAAGCAACTCTCCGGCATCGATTACGGCGGCTCCGTCGATGTCGCGGAGGTCGCTGACACTGCGACCTCGCTGTCGAAGACCCTCAGTCCCCTGGCCGAGCTGCTCCAGTCCGGGGCCGCCAACAGTGCCGCCACCACGGGCCTTGCCGCCGCCCCGGCGGGCACGCCGGAAAACGCGGCCGCGCAGGTCCTCACCACAGCCGGCCACGCGGACCTGACCGGTGCACTGGACTCGATTGCCACAATCGCGAACACCGCGGCCAAGCTCTCGAATAGTGGCACCACCACACTGCCCGCCACCGACCCGCAAATCTCGCAGCTCTCCACCACCGCCGCGTCACTCGGTAGCCAGATCGCGCCTGTGGCCACCACACCCGCAGATGCCCTGTCGACCGCGTCGAGCGTGTTGTCGGTCCTCAAACCGACAGTCGTCGTCGAGCAGGCCCTCAACGTGGTCACCGGCATCACCGCACTCGACATCCCGAAGATCCTGCACAACCTGATCGTGCTCCCACAGAGAATCGCCGCCGGCGATGTCCGCGGCGCCCGGGACGCCGCCCGAGAGCTGAACGTGCACTTCGCGCCGCTGGTGAAGATGGCCGCCGCCGTCGACCTGAAGTGGGTCTCGCAAATACTCTCGATCATCCCGGACCCGACCGGCTACACCCAGATCGCAGCGCTGGTCACCAGCATTCTCGGCAACGTCGACGTGATCAAGCTGGCCAACATCGCCGGCCAGGCCCAGGAAATCGCCTGGGCCGCCGCGGACAAACTCTTCCCACCACCCGGAGTGCTACCCGACCCCCTCGGTGCCGCCGCGCAGACCGCGGCGTTGATCCCCCTCGGCCTCGAACTCGCCTCGGTGGCCGCGAACATGCTCACCGGCAAAGCCAGCAAGACCGCCCCCGCGCTACTGGGCAAGCAAGCCAACCCCGTAGGAAACGCGATCACCACGCAAGCTCAAACCCTTGACCTGCAAGGACTCTCCGGATCGGTGTCCACGATGGCGCGCTCGCAGGGGGCCGAGGATCTCGCCACGGTCGTCGGCGAGGGCCTGAACGCAGCCAGCTTCTTCGCCTCCGGTGCCCACCAGAGCTACCACACCCTGGTCGTCGACAACGCCGGCCGCAACGCCATCCAGTGGGTCTCGGACTGGTTGAACCTGCAGATCAACCGCGCCGTCTGACCATCCCGACACCGTCCCCAGTCGAATAGGAGCACCGAATTGGCCCCTCGAGCACATCGTCCCACCGCGCGCTGGGTGACCTGCCCACACTGCAGCAAACGCACCTACTTCACACGCAAAGACGCCCGCGCAGCCCGCACACACCACGAAAAGCGACAGGGCCTATCGATCTATCCCTGCCCACACCAAGGCGAAGACCGCGACGGCTTCCACGTCGGACACAGGCCCAAGAGTTTGACCCGCGGGACAATCGGCCGCGGCAACCTTGCTGCAAGCCAAAGAGAATCGCCCCATCACCAACACCGTGCAACCGAGGATGCATCGCGACGTCGATGAACGCTACCGGAACGCTGACCTCCCCGAACTCGGGCAAAGGACCATCAACGCATCGGCACCGCCTACACCGAGCACACAGTGGTCGTCCATGGCACCCGCGACCGCGAACGACGAGACGAGGACATCCGACCGACTACCCGACGGCACTGGTGGAGCCGAAGCCGGCATCCGAACGCAACAGCGGCGATATTGCGGGCCGCGCGGCACCTCGGCGTTGCGCAGTATCTCGGTGTTGCATCGGACTCGGCCGTTGCACAGAACCCCAACGTTGCGCCGCGCACTACTAAAGCCGTTGCGCAGTTCGCCGACGCCGCAACGGCAGACCACTCCTCACTCGTCGGCAGCCATGAGGCCGCAGCGGTCGGACCTGAGGATTGCACTGGCGTTGTGGATGCCGCGTAACCAACCGAACCGAACCCAGATGACGTAACCAACGTTGCAGCCCTTACCGAAGAGCACGCACGCAATGCGCTGGACGGACACAACGCCGATGCACTGAAGGCCAGTAATGCGCCGGAGGACTCGCAAGAGCCTTTCGTGTTGCCGGACGAGGCCCAGACCATCGAGAACCTCCTCGACTTCATCGACACGTGCGCCGACTTCGAGCCTGTAGTGAAGGAGACGGCCCGACTGCGAATCCTCGAACAGCACAGCTACGCAGAGATCGCCACGCTCACGCGGGCCAAAGCCGCAAGCACCGCAATGCAAGGTTGCGCAACGCGCGGTCGACGCCGGGTTCCGGACGCCCCCGTTGCCGCAGTTCCAGGAGATGGCGGACGGACGCATTGCTGGCCTGA of the Rhodococcus oxybenzonivorans genome contains:
- a CDS encoding cutinase family protein, translating into MARFARGGVAAITTTAVLCGTALISGPAIAHADPASCSSTFNLFIPGTWETNEHADPNRPVGMLAPVAEAIKAKNGARAQVYTLPYMARAFDNGHTYADSKADAVSKATAVLKNYADKCQGAKITITGYSQGSDAAGDLASAIGNDRGPVDADRVLGVALLADPGAGTKGAATVGPKTSGQGIAGPREQGMGKLSGRVASICDPKDLYCSIQKGANPFLGSLGSILSKTPGATDAGGGNAAVATALTSDFTDADLPGLGSNLDALGKQLSGIDYGGSVDVAEVADTATSLSKTLSPLAELLQSGAANSAATTGLAAAPAGTPENAAAQVLTTAGHADLTGALDSIATIANTAAKLSNSGTTTLPATDPQISQLSTTAASLGSQIAPVATTPADALSTASSVLSVLKPTVVVEQALNVVTGITALDIPKILHNLIVLPQRIAAGDVRGARDAARELNVHFAPLVKMAAAVDLKWVSQILSIIPDPTGYTQIAALVTSILGNVDVIKLANIAGQAQEIAWAAADKLFPPPGVLPDPLGAAAQTAALIPLGLELASVAANMLTGKASKTAPALLGKQANPVGNAITTQAQTLDLQGLSGSVSTMARSQGAEDLATVVGEGLNAASFFASGAHQSYHTLVVDNAGRNAIQWVSDWLNLQINRAV